The following proteins are encoded in a genomic region of Nicotiana sylvestris chromosome 4, ASM39365v2, whole genome shotgun sequence:
- the LOC104235602 gene encoding acetyl-CoA acetyltransferase 1-like isoform X4, protein MAKMVNDSIKPRDVCIVGVARTPMGGFLGSLSSLSATELGSVAIRAALKRANVDPSLVQEVFFGNVLSANLGQAPARQAALGAGIPNSVICTTINKVCSSGLKATMIAAQTIQSGSNDIVVTGGMESMSNVPKYLPQARKGSRLGHDTIVDGMLKDGLWDVYNDFGMGVCAELCADQYKITREEQDSYAIQSFERGIAAQRSGAFAWEIVPLEISGGRGRPSTVVYKDEGLIKFDASKLKKLRPSFKENGGSVTAGNASIISDGAAALVLVSGQKALELGLQVIGRIRGFADAAQVVALVNQRLLNLNSGKLNAHGGAVSLGHPLGCSGARILVSLLGVLKHKNGKFGVAGICNGGGGASALVVELMPIRMVARSSL, encoded by the exons ATGGCAAAGATGGTTAATGATTCCATTAAACCTCGAG ATGTATGCATTGTGGGTGTTGCTCGAACGCCAATGGGTGGTTTCCTTGGTTCTCTTTCGTCTTTGTCTGCTACAGAGCTTGGTTCTGTAGCTATCCGAG CTGCTCTTAAGAGAGCAAATGTAGACCCGTCCCTTGTTCAAGAGGTCTTCTTTGGAAATGTTCTCAGTGCAAACTTAGGTCAAGCCCCTGCTAGACAAGCTGCCTTAGGAGCTGGGATTCCTAATTCAGTGATTTGCACTACCATTAACAAAGTGTGTTCTTCAGGACTTAAAG CAACAATGATTGCAGCACAGACTATACAATCAGGAAGCAATGATATCGTTGTGACTGGTGGCATGGAAAGCATGTCTAATGTACCGAAATACCTTCCTCAAGCAAG GAAGGGGTCGCGGCTAGGTCATGATACTATAGTAGATGGCATGTTAAAAGATGGACTCTGGGATGTCTATAATGATTTTGGGATGGGCGTCTGTGCAGAACTATGTGCTGATCAGTATAAAATCACAAGAGAAGAACAG GATTCTTATGCTATTCAAAGCTTTGAGCGAGGAATTGCTGCACAACGTAGTGGTGCATTTGCATGGGAAATAGTTCCG CTAGAAATTTCTGGTGGAAGAGGAAGACCATCTACGGTTGTTTATAAAGATGAAGGTTTAATAAAG TTTGATGCCTCCAAACTAAAAAAGCTTAGACCAAGTTTCAAGGAGAATGGAGGTTCTGTTACTGCAGGCAATGCTTCCATTATAAG TGATGGTGCTGCAGCATTAGTTCTGGTGAGTGGACAAAAGGCACTTGAACTTGGATTGCAAGTAATTGGTAGGATCAGAGGATTTGCAGATGCAGCTCAG GTCGTGGCTCTTGTCAACCAAAGACTTCTCAACCTCAATTCC GGCAAGCTAAATGCTCATGGTGGAGCTGTGTCATTGGGACATCCTTTAGGGTGCAGTGGAGCTAGGATCCTGGTATCTCTTTTAGGA GTACTGAAGCACAAGAATGGGAAGTTTGGTGTTGCAGGAATCTGCAATGGGGGAGGAGGCGCATCTGCTCTTGTTGTAGAGCTCAT GCCTATAAGGATGGTGGCACGTTCATCGCTTTGA
- the LOC104235602 gene encoding acetyl-CoA acetyltransferase 2-like isoform X1, translating into MAKMVNDSIKPRDVCIVGVARTPMGGFLGSLSSLSATELGSVAIRAALKRANVDPSLVQEVFFGNVLSANLGQAPARQAALGAGIPNSVICTTINKVCSSGLKATMIAAQTIQSGSNDIVVTGGMESMSNVPKYLPQARKGSRLGHDTIVDGMLKDGLWDVYNDFGMGVCAELCADQYKITREEQDSYAIQSFERGIAAQRSGAFAWEIVPLEISGGRGRPSTVVYKDEGLIKFDASKLKKLRPSFKENGGSVTAGNASIISDGAAALVLVSGQKALELGLQVIGRIRGFADAAQAPELFTTAPALAIPKAIKNSGLESSQIDYYEINEAFSVVALVNQRLLNLNSGKLNAHGGAVSLGHPLGCSGARILVSLLGVLKHKNGKFGVAGICNGGGGASALVVELMPIRMVARSSL; encoded by the exons ATGGCAAAGATGGTTAATGATTCCATTAAACCTCGAG ATGTATGCATTGTGGGTGTTGCTCGAACGCCAATGGGTGGTTTCCTTGGTTCTCTTTCGTCTTTGTCTGCTACAGAGCTTGGTTCTGTAGCTATCCGAG CTGCTCTTAAGAGAGCAAATGTAGACCCGTCCCTTGTTCAAGAGGTCTTCTTTGGAAATGTTCTCAGTGCAAACTTAGGTCAAGCCCCTGCTAGACAAGCTGCCTTAGGAGCTGGGATTCCTAATTCAGTGATTTGCACTACCATTAACAAAGTGTGTTCTTCAGGACTTAAAG CAACAATGATTGCAGCACAGACTATACAATCAGGAAGCAATGATATCGTTGTGACTGGTGGCATGGAAAGCATGTCTAATGTACCGAAATACCTTCCTCAAGCAAG GAAGGGGTCGCGGCTAGGTCATGATACTATAGTAGATGGCATGTTAAAAGATGGACTCTGGGATGTCTATAATGATTTTGGGATGGGCGTCTGTGCAGAACTATGTGCTGATCAGTATAAAATCACAAGAGAAGAACAG GATTCTTATGCTATTCAAAGCTTTGAGCGAGGAATTGCTGCACAACGTAGTGGTGCATTTGCATGGGAAATAGTTCCG CTAGAAATTTCTGGTGGAAGAGGAAGACCATCTACGGTTGTTTATAAAGATGAAGGTTTAATAAAG TTTGATGCCTCCAAACTAAAAAAGCTTAGACCAAGTTTCAAGGAGAATGGAGGTTCTGTTACTGCAGGCAATGCTTCCATTATAAG TGATGGTGCTGCAGCATTAGTTCTGGTGAGTGGACAAAAGGCACTTGAACTTGGATTGCAAGTAATTGGTAGGATCAGAGGATTTGCAGATGCAGCTCAG GCACCTGAGTTATTTACAACAGCTCCAGCTCTTGCAATACCAAAAGCAATTAAGAATTCTGGCCTTGAGTCATCTCAAATTGACTATTATGAAATAAATGAAGCATTTTCT GTCGTGGCTCTTGTCAACCAAAGACTTCTCAACCTCAATTCC GGCAAGCTAAATGCTCATGGTGGAGCTGTGTCATTGGGACATCCTTTAGGGTGCAGTGGAGCTAGGATCCTGGTATCTCTTTTAGGA GTACTGAAGCACAAGAATGGGAAGTTTGGTGTTGCAGGAATCTGCAATGGGGGAGGAGGCGCATCTGCTCTTGTTGTAGAGCTCAT GCCTATAAGGATGGTGGCACGTTCATCGCTTTGA
- the LOC104235602 gene encoding acetyl-CoA acetyltransferase 1-like isoform X3 translates to MAKMVNDSIKPRDVCIVGVARTPMGGFLGSLSSLSATELGSVAIRAALKRANVDPSLVQEVFFGNVLSANLGQAPARQAALGAGIPNSVICTTINKVCSSGLKATMIAAQTIQSGSNDIVVTGGMESMSNVPKYLPQARKGSRLGHDTIVDGMLKDGLWDVYNDFGMGVCAELCADQYKITREEQDSYAIQSFERGIAAQRSGAFAWEIVPFDASKLKKLRPSFKENGGSVTAGNASIISDGAAALVLVSGQKALELGLQVIGRIRGFADAAQAPELFTTAPALAIPKAIKNSGLESSQIDYYEINEAFSVVALVNQRLLNLNSGKLNAHGGAVSLGHPLGCSGARILVSLLGVLKHKNGKFGVAGICNGGGGASALVVELMPIRMVARSSL, encoded by the exons ATGGCAAAGATGGTTAATGATTCCATTAAACCTCGAG ATGTATGCATTGTGGGTGTTGCTCGAACGCCAATGGGTGGTTTCCTTGGTTCTCTTTCGTCTTTGTCTGCTACAGAGCTTGGTTCTGTAGCTATCCGAG CTGCTCTTAAGAGAGCAAATGTAGACCCGTCCCTTGTTCAAGAGGTCTTCTTTGGAAATGTTCTCAGTGCAAACTTAGGTCAAGCCCCTGCTAGACAAGCTGCCTTAGGAGCTGGGATTCCTAATTCAGTGATTTGCACTACCATTAACAAAGTGTGTTCTTCAGGACTTAAAG CAACAATGATTGCAGCACAGACTATACAATCAGGAAGCAATGATATCGTTGTGACTGGTGGCATGGAAAGCATGTCTAATGTACCGAAATACCTTCCTCAAGCAAG GAAGGGGTCGCGGCTAGGTCATGATACTATAGTAGATGGCATGTTAAAAGATGGACTCTGGGATGTCTATAATGATTTTGGGATGGGCGTCTGTGCAGAACTATGTGCTGATCAGTATAAAATCACAAGAGAAGAACAG GATTCTTATGCTATTCAAAGCTTTGAGCGAGGAATTGCTGCACAACGTAGTGGTGCATTTGCATGGGAAATAGTTCCG TTTGATGCCTCCAAACTAAAAAAGCTTAGACCAAGTTTCAAGGAGAATGGAGGTTCTGTTACTGCAGGCAATGCTTCCATTATAAG TGATGGTGCTGCAGCATTAGTTCTGGTGAGTGGACAAAAGGCACTTGAACTTGGATTGCAAGTAATTGGTAGGATCAGAGGATTTGCAGATGCAGCTCAG GCACCTGAGTTATTTACAACAGCTCCAGCTCTTGCAATACCAAAAGCAATTAAGAATTCTGGCCTTGAGTCATCTCAAATTGACTATTATGAAATAAATGAAGCATTTTCT GTCGTGGCTCTTGTCAACCAAAGACTTCTCAACCTCAATTCC GGCAAGCTAAATGCTCATGGTGGAGCTGTGTCATTGGGACATCCTTTAGGGTGCAGTGGAGCTAGGATCCTGGTATCTCTTTTAGGA GTACTGAAGCACAAGAATGGGAAGTTTGGTGTTGCAGGAATCTGCAATGGGGGAGGAGGCGCATCTGCTCTTGTTGTAGAGCTCAT GCCTATAAGGATGGTGGCACGTTCATCGCTTTGA
- the LOC104235602 gene encoding acetyl-CoA acetyltransferase 1-like isoform X2 yields the protein MAKMVNDSIKPRDVCIVGVARTPMGGFLGSLSSLSATELGSVAIRAALKRANVDPSLVQEVFFGNVLSANLGQAPARQAALGAGIPNSVICTTINKVCSSGLKATMIAAQTIQSGSNDIVVTGGMESMSNVPKYLPQARKGSRLGHDTIVDGMLKDGLWDVYNDFGMGVCAELCADQYKITREEQDSYAIQSFERGIAAQRSGAFAWEIVPLEISGGRGRPSTVVYKDEGLIKFDASKLKKLRPSFKENGGSVTAGNASIISDGAAALVLVSGQKALELGLQVIGRIRGFADAAQAPELFTTAPALAIPKAIKNSGLESSQIDYYEINEAFSVVALVNQRLLNLNSGKLNAHGGAVSLGHPLGCSGARILVSLLGVLKHKNGKFGVAGICNGGGGASALVVELM from the exons ATGGCAAAGATGGTTAATGATTCCATTAAACCTCGAG ATGTATGCATTGTGGGTGTTGCTCGAACGCCAATGGGTGGTTTCCTTGGTTCTCTTTCGTCTTTGTCTGCTACAGAGCTTGGTTCTGTAGCTATCCGAG CTGCTCTTAAGAGAGCAAATGTAGACCCGTCCCTTGTTCAAGAGGTCTTCTTTGGAAATGTTCTCAGTGCAAACTTAGGTCAAGCCCCTGCTAGACAAGCTGCCTTAGGAGCTGGGATTCCTAATTCAGTGATTTGCACTACCATTAACAAAGTGTGTTCTTCAGGACTTAAAG CAACAATGATTGCAGCACAGACTATACAATCAGGAAGCAATGATATCGTTGTGACTGGTGGCATGGAAAGCATGTCTAATGTACCGAAATACCTTCCTCAAGCAAG GAAGGGGTCGCGGCTAGGTCATGATACTATAGTAGATGGCATGTTAAAAGATGGACTCTGGGATGTCTATAATGATTTTGGGATGGGCGTCTGTGCAGAACTATGTGCTGATCAGTATAAAATCACAAGAGAAGAACAG GATTCTTATGCTATTCAAAGCTTTGAGCGAGGAATTGCTGCACAACGTAGTGGTGCATTTGCATGGGAAATAGTTCCG CTAGAAATTTCTGGTGGAAGAGGAAGACCATCTACGGTTGTTTATAAAGATGAAGGTTTAATAAAG TTTGATGCCTCCAAACTAAAAAAGCTTAGACCAAGTTTCAAGGAGAATGGAGGTTCTGTTACTGCAGGCAATGCTTCCATTATAAG TGATGGTGCTGCAGCATTAGTTCTGGTGAGTGGACAAAAGGCACTTGAACTTGGATTGCAAGTAATTGGTAGGATCAGAGGATTTGCAGATGCAGCTCAG GCACCTGAGTTATTTACAACAGCTCCAGCTCTTGCAATACCAAAAGCAATTAAGAATTCTGGCCTTGAGTCATCTCAAATTGACTATTATGAAATAAATGAAGCATTTTCT GTCGTGGCTCTTGTCAACCAAAGACTTCTCAACCTCAATTCC GGCAAGCTAAATGCTCATGGTGGAGCTGTGTCATTGGGACATCCTTTAGGGTGCAGTGGAGCTAGGATCCTGGTATCTCTTTTAGGA GTACTGAAGCACAAGAATGGGAAGTTTGGTGTTGCAGGAATCTGCAATGGGGGAGGAGGCGCATCTGCTCTTGTTGTAGAGCTCATGTAA